The region gtctccACGAGTCTGAGTTTATTTGGGTCACAAATCtaggaaagttttttttttttttttgagatatatacaagagttgttacattcttgtacagccactagtacgcgtagcgtttcgggcaggtccctggaatacgatcccctgccgcgaagaattgttttttcatccaagtacacattttactgttgcgttaaacagaggctacagttaaggaattgcgcccagtaaatcctccccggccaggatacgaacccatgacatagcactcgcggaacgccaggcgagtgtcttaccactacaccacggagactggtaaagaGATCATATATCCCCTTGTTTTCTATAAttcccacacttaacgtagattcatccctccttttccaagtaatttggGGATTAAGCCCCAAGGGTTTAATGACTGATTAATTGGTCTAGACCCCGATTAATTGACGTTTttggttaatggtctggtggtggtagcATAAGgagatccttgagtttgctagaagTCTAGTACGACGTCACACGGGCTGTAGAATCTTAGCCAATCGAGgggctaagaccacgtggcgtgggactcAGTTAAGAGTTAGCTCTGGGGTCCCTTGGAATTAAGTTAAGTAATTATAACAACGGGCGGGTAaagtgtgggaaaaacctgctgggattgatataagtggagactaccagggatttgtactgaactaaattaaaaaattactgtctgcaaattaattcaactaaaatctctagctagggttgtaaatcctagctcctcttttcctaatgacagattgtgagctgtaagggacaggtggggtgaatgaattagttgatagaagttccagtccacctgtagacagggattctcatatcagcttgtattttatacaaggataagatttaataaattcagttatatgactgaacactggctctgtttaaatcagggatttaaacatacatagtctagcctagcaccataactattaacagccaatatattcttatactataaacaacaattaaaattataaaagtataataaataactttaaatgtagtctaagtactgttacCTAAGTACtaaaaattatattcaattaaatgaacttatatgataacttaaaaaataactaagcaagcaattgttaacttaatttatatattcaagtatatatgcaatgtatttatattaaatttatatgattaggtaaagtcagcttgactgaatctctttcaACACCATGGACACCTATGGGGTTTTATTTACTTATTGCGGCTGAACCTTTTTtatgacacaatggacactcatgaggtctagTGCTTGGATAAGGATTCTACTGCTGCTCTACTATATAAATAAACTTACGGAGATatgaggctttgcctcgctttataaccgacagacagatttatagaatattaaagtcacacaagcatacaattggccaattatatacactagtaacatgcaatatacttctctgaatgccggtatgcctgtctgacaagtgtgccagactgattaactctcttgtcgcgagTTTAAGCACGATATTTTATTtctcagcgttgctgtatgatgtactagtagtgttgctacttggatttttctttaactgtgttgcagaagaatgatagttgatggtgaaggtggagccaagtcactgtgtgcttcactctacacttatagatataaatgttctagggatattcctttgtagatatattgtccaggtactcccccagttctagagagtattcactggtgataaagataactagataaggtgtcctaagccaaataatgttcgctaaggatccgtcacactTGTTCACTGTGTTGTAAACAAACGCGTAGTCACGCGAGGTATATCGTGGGCGCTTATTGCTCCCGagatgctcctccctctcccttgagaggtagctttaatcaatattgattgattatttttacagtctagacttatgattgagataagatgtgattataatataattagatataggatttaaagattataagtagtacttgatagtaccactgattcttattaaggattcaatTTTTTATCTCTACCGGAAGcgattaatgttccaatagttttttaattaacaaatccttctagaagtttctggatccttgaaagatcatgcacaaagtcacgtaggcatcaagagGGCCCTATGGCGTACGTGAtcatagtggcattgtcatctaggatcaagctgtataatgaatctataatgattcggaTATGATTTTGGTATGATTTGATATGATTTTCATACGATATAGATATGATATGGAAATAATATaggaattatacatttcttagatgattattagatatggtgggtaaaaatttcccacataaaGGACAAAGTAGAGCCAATACGCATCCCGTGTTACAGGTTGTGCATTGCTTCAGTGCTTTTGCCTTGTAAAATGTGGTTGGACAAGTGGCCATCAGTCAGTGATGCAAGGCCTCTGATATCAAAGGCTTCAGGCTATTGAGGTCACGCGCCAGCAGTTCAAGCAGAGCAGGCTTAGAGTGAGGACCTGTGGTTGCCGATTATCCTGTGTTGCAAAATACTTACACTGTTACACCCCTACAAatacaaccagaggtggtaccccccccctATATATCAGCAGATGTAAATCTTCCGCCCTTCTGTTGCCAGGTGTCTGGCAGGGATCTCATCTATGGAGACGAGAAGGTGTATCTGAACGGCTGCAACATCGCCTGGCACAACTACGCCTACGACTTTGGCAACGGCGTCTACGACGGTACTCTGGAGACCTGGGTGCAAGAGATTGGCAGCGCCGGTGGCAACTCCATCCGTAAGTACTTGTTCCATGTTCTGCCATGATAGGAGACTCCTCGTGGTCTGTCTGATGAAGACTTGAGACAAATTGATGGACAAGTTACAGTGTGTTAACCTATACCTCAACAATCTATTCACAACATTGGCTGGTTAAGTTTAGTTTACATTAAGGTTACACTTAGAAGAGTTCATCTATACAATTTGTTTGGATGTAATTTTTATGAGACAACTTACAATTCTTACGCAAATTAGTTGCACAGAAAATGTAGTCAATGGTAACTTCAATAGGATGGACTACGGTATGCAGCGACAATGAATTTTCCTTTTACATTGTTGATTAAAGAAAACTTTCAATTGTTTACGTTTAAGGGACTGGATGATGGTTTTCCCGTAAAATAAATGTTGGTTCTGCTTTTATTTTTTACTCTGATATACAGGGTGTTGATGTGAACCAGTACGAAGATTCAAATCAAAGTATTCAGTATGCACATTAATTAAAGATAAATGAACTCATAAAtcatttaaaataaaaattaagttaatttaatTTTCGTTATAGGTGAACATTTGTAATTTATCTCTAAATTTGTTTTATGTGACGTCAATATTCTAAAGTTCATATAAGTTCCAATATGGATACGTTACCTTGTATATTGCAAAGCAATTTAGCCTAATTTTGTTAGTAAACTGGTGGCAGGTATATGGGTGCACGAGGAGGGTGACAACACCCCGAACTATGACGACAACGGCTTCGTCACCGCCTGCGACAGGACTGGTGACTTCGAAAACGATGTTCTCTCGCTGCTGGACGCTGCACAGGCGAACAACGTGCTGGTGGACTTGTGCATGTGGACCGGCGCTGGCATGAGGAACCAAAAAACCGAAGATATGATATATGACGACGCCAAGCTTGACTCATACATAGAGAACTGCCTCACTGTGAGTAATAATTTGGAATTCTTTTAGAAAAACCATACATAAGTGTGCTCATTGTGACTATCTGTTAATGCATTCACTGGTAAAGTTGCATTTTCGTAGTAAATTCATCTAAGTCTTAGAATACCAACGTCTATTCTATTTTTCATTTGCAGCCTCTGATGGAGAAGATCAAGGGGCACCCCGCTCTCGGGTCCTACGAGGCCATGAACGAGCCGGAGGGATTAGTGAAGGTGAGTGGCATTGGCAGTAGTTTGCTCGTTCATAGTGGTATCATGTCGACCAGATATTAGTGGTATTAAGTCTTATCCAGGAGACGAAGAAAGACAGTGTCTTCTTGAGATGTAACAGACTTACTACAGAAGACCACATTGGCTAGCTTGCTATAGAGGCTGAAGACCCACGTTGTAGCTAAAAAAAATCAACCCTGACACTACTATTCATGGGGATATAATTGGCCTATAGTTGTCTCCTATTGAGTTTTGATTGGCTAACTTTATTTAAGACTGTTAAAAAAAATTACTAGAGTGAACTTACATCAGTTTTCATTTTGCTCATTTATTACTCagtccatacccatcccgttgtccgtaatggaccccatacccatcccgtgggcggtatttGGACCCCCATAACCATCCTCTGGGCTGTACTTTTACTCCATATCCATCCTATGGACGGTacttggaccccataaccatcctgtgggctATAGTGGACCAAATCGTCCTCTCCCATAATATACGGCAGTATGACATTTTGATATAAATCATAGCGGCTAACAAACActcacgttttctatgcgtgaTCGATTGGTTAGGTTCAGTTCGAGCATTTTAGCACACACTTTTCTGTCCGTTGTTGTAACTCTAGAGGAAGGGGTGGTCTGGCATTAGGCTACTGTAGTGACCCGAACACTGCAGTCTTATTAAGTGTTTGTATAATGCAGAGTTGTCTGTCATCTCTAAATCTTGTAGTTCCCGTTTTACACTGAAAAGTCAATTTTATTTGCGTGTTGCTTCACTGATGCCTGAAGTCTTACAGGTGGAGACCAACAGCGACCCGTGCTACGACACCACCAACATGGATTATCATGGCGCCGGCTGGGCTGGTAATAACATCCCCATGGAGAGGTGCGTTGAAAGACAGATATGGGGGGTTCTCTTATACAACCAGATTTCTTCATATCTCGCATAAAATAACGATTCAAATAACAAAAAGATATGAAGGGAAAACCAGTTAGGattcaaataagtttattgaggtataaatacacacaaagggatgaggtagctcagtcTATTCTCACTCCGTTGACGATGGGGTGACGCTTCTTCGGGTGGAGTAGCCTAGGCTGCCGATTCTTGTCGTGGGGTGGGCTATGGTAGTGATTCTTCAGGTGGGTCAGGCTCGGATAGTTATTCTTCTGGTGGAGTAGGCTATGGACAGCGAGTACCGCTTGCTGTTTCCTTTCGGTAAGCTAGTCTAGATGCAGTTTTGTACTCGTTTCCAGTATCACGGGCCGTGCTTCTAAGAGATCAACTGGGTTACACTGTCACAATATTTCTGGAGATTTAGGTATGCTATATTTACTAGATTTCAGAATCCCAATAATTGTAAAAGTATTTAATAATTTTGAAATTTTGTTAGGCAGAATGTTTTTATTTTGGAACGCATGAGGTTAGTCTTTATTCAGGAGTGTTCCTCCAAAAACAGAATTGTTCTGTTTAATTATTATTCTGTTATTTTGTCTAATACCGATGTTAAGCAAATAGGACACAAGTTTAATGCACTTTTTCAGCCAACTTTCTTGAATATTGACGTGAAATTCGCTAATTCCAGTTATTTGGTTCCTTAATCCTCTTTAAAAATAATTtgtaataatataaaatattattttaaaaataattttaaaaaatattaaaataattcttTAATATTTTAGGGGATCGTAATGCAAGGTAATTACGAGCAGAAAACTTCAAGtcagtatgattatatagcacttggaaaggatatgagaacaaggatctgggataggacGGAGAGTAAATTTTTTGGTGCCCATACCGTACTTAGCTCTCCGTCCGGTGCCTGTGCCCGgacatttcggtctgtcctggataatggtccaaTTGGTATTTAATTTTCAGGCACGTTAGTGTATCATCGCCTTTCAAAGGCGTTTGTTATTTGGGCATATGTGTATGGTTTTTAATTGTGAAGACCAAACACCTGGATAATAAACACTAACTCGTCAGGGATTCGACCTCGACGTACCTGAATGAACCTAAATGTAGCCATTCAAGAAATGCCTACCTGAACTCAATACATAAGGTTACAGCAGCATTCTCTTGTCCCAAACTTTGATACTTTGGTCGAGACTAAGATGTCAGGTCTCACAAAGGAGCAGTACCAGTCAGTAACGTAACTATTATATAGGTTGAAATTTTCATTAAGAATGTATTTTTCATTGTTTAACTATTCGCCTTATTTCCCTATACAGGTTGCTGAGGTTCATTGGTCGACAGAACCAGGCCGTCCACTCCATCGACCCGCAGACACTCACCACTATTGGCTCAAGTTATACAATATAATTTTTCTatggatattatatatatatatatatatatatatatatatatatatatatatatatatatatatatatatatataatatatattttatatatatatataaaatatattatatatatatatatataatatattatatatatatatactttatatatatatatatatatatatatatatatatatacattatatatatactttatatatatatatatatatatatatataatatatatatatatatatatataatatatatatatatatatatatatatatatatatatatatatataatttaagttTTCTTCAATCATTAATATATCCCTGTGTTTCTTAAAGAGCTCAAAGCTTCTAACATCCTTCTATACCAATGATTGAAAAAAAACTCTAGTGTAAATGAAGTAGTTAACGTACTTACAGCAATATGACCCTtctctgtaataataataatagttgtcCAATCTTCACATATTCTTAGGTCCACGTTTGGTTTCTCATAGGGGCCCCCAACTGAGCTAAGTCGTTCTGATTCGTGAAGCCTCACGTATGCTACTCCCCTATCTATGCTGCTCCAGACGCATAGATATGGAGGAAAATCTAATTATATATATCCCGTTGCCAAGGACGCTAACGCTAACGCATATTCATTAATCAATTTGGTCCAAATCTCAAATGATATACTCTCAACTAGGGTACTGTACGTCCGATCTCCTCCGGCTTGTCTCTCCATCAGAGCCGTAGACGACCTGCAATTAAACTGTTGAAGGGAGATACTCGGTCTCTTCCTGAGCCACAGCGGTCACTGTGTCCTCTACATAAATCTTTTTCCCACATTGCAACTCACCAGGCTTGTTCTTCAACCAATAGTCACCTTTCCCAGTCACTACGAGTGGAAGTTTCGTTTCAATCTGCCAAATTTAGCCTCTATCGGGTTATCTGATCATGACGTCACATATCGCTCATATTTGAATAGAGGAAAAGTAGCCGTCCCACCTTCAGTTTGTTTACGGCATCAATATTGACGCAAAACGTTATAAAGCCTCGGTATGATATTAATAAAGCCTCGGTATGATATTAATATGAACACCACTCAAAATGCTCTACTACACACCCTGACACGAAAAAATTTGGACGAAAATAAGTTAATCATCTTCAATGAAATATGTTGCTAACGCGACGAGGCTAAGAGGATAACACAGGGCTCTGCACCGTTCAACAAAAACTTTCTCTTCACACGAGCTCCCTGAAGAACCTCGCAAAACTGGTTACAAATTTTAATAGTTTGCTTATCTTGTGTATTTACAAGTtacaatatatattattacacATTGCGCTAAAATGGTAAATGAAAACTTTTGCTTATATTGATGTTTGCTTGAGCTCAATAGCTTGATTAATATATTTGATCAAAGTGGATTCACCAAATCCTCCTCGAGCCAGTATGGCGCTTTATGGATTAATTTCCCCAATACGAACGCACAAATAAGAATAATTCCAGTTATCAGTAAAAGGAAACCAGGCTTATCGAGGTCCCCTTGGGACCAACTATTCTGATCTCCAGGATGCAATCCACAGCAATtacctaactcctaggtacctatttactgcaagataaATCAGTGAAAGGTGAAAGGAAACGAGCCCAACCGTCTGTGTCCTACCGAGGGAATCGAACCTGAGACCCTCGATTGTGAGGTATTCCAATTTTAATGCAACTAAGGCTTCATTAAAATAACAAAAAGTAAAATATTAAATTTAAAAAGCATTTTTTAATATTAAAATCTAAGGATATGTGATGAATCCGTCCCCAGGCCAGGTCTACCAGAACGACGTCTTCCCCGTCACGCACAACTACTACTCTGACGAGTGTCTCAACCAGGCTGCTGGCGGCTCCGGCGCTGGGATTGACTTCTACCAGATGCACACCTACGACTGGCAAGGCGCCTGGATCACAGGCGACCCCTTCACTGTGAGTCTGTGTTCAGCCTGGCTGGTGTTCTTCCTTTAGTTAAACAGCAACCTGTTGCACAGTTGCCTACGTCCTCGGCTCACAACAATTAGACCGTGGTTTAATTAGACCGTTAAATTGTATAATTTCAGTAAGAATTCATAAATTAAAGGCTGACACGGTAGCTGTTTTATTATGACGCAATAAGGAACGTATATATCACAGGTGCTTCCTCTCTGGTTGCAGGTATTGCCTTCTG is a window of Procambarus clarkii isolate CNS0578487 chromosome 41, FALCON_Pclarkii_2.0, whole genome shotgun sequence DNA encoding:
- the LOC123761103 gene encoding mannan endo-1,4-beta-mannosidase — translated: MLFLTLLALLASTTAKRLAVSGRDLIYGDEKVYLNGCNIAWHNYAYDFGNGVYDGTLETWVQEIGSAGGNSIRIWVHEEGDNTPNYDDNGFVTACDRTGDFENDVLSLLDAAQANNVLVDLCMWTGAGMRNQKTEDMIYDDAKLDSYIENCLTPLMEKIKGHPALGSYEAMNEPEGLVKVETNSDPCYDTTNMDYHGAGWAGNNIPMERLLRFIGRQNQAVHSIDPQTLTTIGSSQVYQNDVFPVTHNYYSDECLNQAAGGSGAGIDFYQMHTYDWQGAWITGDPFTVLPSDYNLDKPILIGEFSSACSAGTPLEDLLDYAYTEGYTGTWTWHYAATGDCSETREHQLEGLQYMSDRTDHGVIDFIVE